From a region of the Trichoderma atroviride chromosome 6, complete sequence genome:
- a CDS encoding uncharacterized protein (EggNog:ENOG41~TransMembrane:12 (i45-62o82-102i114-135o141-163i175-196o208-231i279-299o319-336i343-360o372-393i405-427o439-459i)), which produces MATVDEKMPVETGEQVVPQTPQKSSEYSSDASIDPKAESRLVRKLDFIIFPTFFVIYMMSFLDRINISNARIQGMVAELDLVGNRFNVALFIYYISYILLEVPSNMLIKRFRPSLYLSSLMFCWGIINMCMGFVHSYGALLGLRFLLGIFEAGLLPGIIYVTSQYYKRHEYQKRMSFFFCSTVVAGAFGGLLAYAIAHLGGKHGFAAWRWIFIIEGAITSTIAIIAAFLIIDWPEQTRYLNAEEKELLRRRLAADVDESCRMDVLNKASLKLILKDYKIWLGAFVYLGVGVPGLSGTFFLPTILLEFNWTAEEAQVRTIPVYVFAAGMMIIGAWASDRLKHRYGFFVFGTAMVTIGYGMLLGQVGKSRDYKFGAVFLVFGGAYMVTPMALAWLQNNLSGQWKRAFGSSIQVTIGNIAGIIGSNIFLISESPTYKTGYGVALACMWFGLISATLMFVLMWRENKKRDAGERNDRLNLPEDVKNNLGDAYPTFRFTL; this is translated from the exons ATGGCGACAGTCGATGAGAAGATGCCCGTTGAGACGGGCGAGCAAGTCGTGCCGCAGACGCCCCAGAAAAGCAGCGAATACTCCTCGGATGCCTCAATTGATCCCAAGGCCGAGAGCAGGCTGGTGAGGAAACTCGACTTCATCATATTCCCTACCTTCTTTGTGATATACATGATGTCCTTTTTGGACCGTATCAATATCAGCAATGCTCGTATCCAAGGAATGGTCGCTGAACTTGACCTCGTCGGAAATCGATTTAACGTCGCGCTCTTT ATCTATTACATCTCCTACATTCTCCTGGAAGTACCTTCCAACATGCTTATCAAAAGATTTCGGCCTTCCCTGTACCTGTCTTCGTTGATGTTTTGCTGGGGTATCATCAATATGTGCATGGGATTTGTCCATTCCTATGGTGCCCTCCTTGGTCTTCGATTCCTCCTCGGTATTTTCGAAGCCGGCCTCCTCCCTGGCATCATCTACGTTACATCGCAGTATTATAAGCGACACGAGTACCAAAAGCgcatgtccttcttcttctgcagcaCCGTCGTGGCCGGTGCCTTTGGTGGACTGCTGGCCTATGCTATTGCTCATCTCGGTGGCAAGCATGGCTTTGCAGCCTGGCGCTGGATCTTCATCATTGAAGGCGCCATTACCTCAACGATTGCCATAATTGCGGCGTTTCTCATTATCGACTGGCCGGAGCAGACCAGATATCTCAATGCCGAAGAGAAAGAGCTACTTCGCCGTCGGCTTGCGGCTGATGTCGACGAATCATGCCGCATGGATGTCCTCAATAAAGCTTCACTTAAGCTAATTCTTAAAGATTATAAGATTTGGCTCGGAGCTTTTGTTTACTTGGGAGTCGGTGTTCCTGGTCTGTCTGGAACCTTCTTCCTCCCCACCATTCTGTTGGAGTTCAACTGGACGGCTGAAGAGGCACAAGTCCGCACTATCCCCGTCTACGTTTTTGCTGCCGGCATGATGATCATTGGTGCTTGGGCCTCAGATAGGCTCAAGCACCGCTatggcttctttgtctttggaaCCGCCATGGTAACTATTGGATATGGAATgctgcttggccaagttggAAAGTCTCGAGACTACAAGTTCGGTGCCGTCTTCCTGGTCTTTGGCGGCGCCTACATGGTCACGCCCATGGCCCTTGCATGGCTGCAGAACAATCTATCTGGCCAATGGAAACGTGCATTTGGCTCGTCAATCCAAGTCACCATTGGTAACATTGCGGGCATCATTGGAAGCAACATTTTCCTCATCAGCGAGTCTCCTACGTACAAGACTGGCTATGGTGTTGCGCTTGCCTGCATGTGGTTTGGATTAATCTCGGCCACTCTCATGTTTGTGCTCATGTGGCGTGAGAATAAGAAGCGTGATGCCGGCGAGCGCAATGATAGACTGAATCTTCCCGAGGATGTGAAGAACAACCTGGGTGATGCGTATCCCACCTTTCGGTTTACTCTTTAG
- a CDS encoding uncharacterized protein (EggNog:ENOG41~TransMembrane:6 (o15-37i49-74o98-119i131-150o170-194i206-227o)) — translation MAGPLPNPNDNDSRLVYIPSIIFLVISPIVVALRIWARLRQGGNMGPDDWTAIVALIFALLTSSFLMTCCHYGMGRHFMYIEHENQIETLKFLYMSQITYKAAINLTKCSILLLYLRLFEIVRWMRWTCRGLLACVIIYCISSMTATIFQCNPVARAFDKARTGTCINLATFWFANAGFSIATDVIILLLPMPLVYGLEVPRAQKLALMAVFAIGVFVVITSCLRVTTLDVFATSTDNTYDIANVMWTIIEPNVAIVCACLPTLRQLVVKLFPALGSKNSANRYGTPGYDSNGYGSKSRGSRGTGRRSQAPLTDEWVEPGAKSNGIHMATIRRNNSNAGSEDSILAGGQNNANNGIKRTVEYSIQYSEKK, via the exons ATGGCCGGTCCACTACCTAATCCGAACGACAATGACTCTCGTCTGGTATACATACCTTCAATCATCTTCCTGGTTATAAGTCCTATTGTCGTTGCATTGCGAATATGGGCGCGGTTGAGGCAAGGTGGGAATATGGGGCCTGATGACTGGACTGCTATAGTGGCCTTG ATATTTGCACTTCTTACCAGCTCTTTCTTGATGACAT GCTGCCATTATGGCATGGGTCGGCATTTTATGTACATAGAACACGAGAACCAGATCGAAACACTAAAG TTCCTGTACATGTCCCAAATCACCTATAAAGCGGCAATCAATCTCACTAAATGCTCCATTCTACTACTTTATCTGCGTCTATTTGAGATTGTTcgttggatgagatggacttGCAGGGGCCTCCTCGCTTGTGTTATTATCTACTGCATATCCTCGATGACCGCAACCATCTTCCAATGCAACCCGGTTGCCAGAGCCTTCGACAAGGCCCGAACAGGAACCTGTATCAACCTTGCCACGTTTTGGTTCGCCAACGCCGGATTTTCGATCGCTACCGATGTTATtattcttctgcttccaatGCCTCTAGTATATGGGCTAGAGGTACCTCGGGCTCAGAAACTGGCTCTAATGGCTGTATTCGCCATTGGTGTTTTCGTCGTCATTACCTCGTGTCTCCGAGTCACGACTCTCGATGTATTCGCTACCTCTACCGACAACACATACGATATTGCAAACGTGATGTGGACAATCATCGAACCCAACGTGGCTATCGTCTGCGCATGCCTACCAACTCTGCGGCAACTGGTTGTTAAATTGTTCCCAGCACTCGGAAGTAAAAACTCAGCCAACAGATACGGCACCCCTGGCTACGATTCGAATGGGTACGGCTCGAAGTCGAGGGGCTCGAGGGGTacgggaagaagaagccaagcacCACTTACAGATGAATGGGTGGAACCGGGTGCAAAGTCCAACGGTATCCACATGGCAACGATTCGGCGAAACAACTCGAATGCTGGAAGTGAAGACAGTATTCTAGCCGGAGGACAGAACAATGCGAATAATGGAATTAAAAGGACGGTGGAGTATAGTATCCAGTATTCTGAGAAGAAGTGA
- a CDS encoding uncharacterized protein (EggNog:ENOG41~TransMembrane:4 (o32-53i65-84o104-128i140-161o)), with protein sequence MTCCHYGMGRHFMYIEHENQIETLKFLYMSQITYKAAINLTKCSILLLYLRLFEIVRWMRWTCRGLLACVIIYCISSMTATIFQCNPVARAFDKARTGTCINLATFWFANAGFSIATDVIILLLPMPLVYGLEVPRAQKLALMAVFAIGVFVVITSCLRVTTLDVFATSTDNTYDIANVMWTIIEPNVAIVCACLPTLRQLVVKLFPALGSKNSANRYGTPGYDSNGYGSKSRGSRGTGRRSQAPLTDEWVEPGAKSNGIHMATIRRNNSNAGSEDSILAGGQNNANNGIKRTVEYSIQYSEKK encoded by the exons ATGACAT GCTGCCATTATGGCATGGGTCGGCATTTTATGTACATAGAACACGAGAACCAGATCGAAACACTAAAG TTCCTGTACATGTCCCAAATCACCTATAAAGCGGCAATCAATCTCACTAAATGCTCCATTCTACTACTTTATCTGCGTCTATTTGAGATTGTTcgttggatgagatggacttGCAGGGGCCTCCTCGCTTGTGTTATTATCTACTGCATATCCTCGATGACCGCAACCATCTTCCAATGCAACCCGGTTGCCAGAGCCTTCGACAAGGCCCGAACAGGAACCTGTATCAACCTTGCCACGTTTTGGTTCGCCAACGCCGGATTTTCGATCGCTACCGATGTTATtattcttctgcttccaatGCCTCTAGTATATGGGCTAGAGGTACCTCGGGCTCAGAAACTGGCTCTAATGGCTGTATTCGCCATTGGTGTTTTCGTCGTCATTACCTCGTGTCTCCGAGTCACGACTCTCGATGTATTCGCTACCTCTACCGACAACACATACGATATTGCAAACGTGATGTGGACAATCATCGAACCCAACGTGGCTATCGTCTGCGCATGCCTACCAACTCTGCGGCAACTGGTTGTTAAATTGTTCCCAGCACTCGGAAGTAAAAACTCAGCCAACAGATACGGCACCCCTGGCTACGATTCGAATGGGTACGGCTCGAAGTCGAGGGGCTCGAGGGGTacgggaagaagaagccaagcacCACTTACAGATGAATGGGTGGAACCGGGTGCAAAGTCCAACGGTATCCACATGGCAACGATTCGGCGAAACAACTCGAATGCTGGAAGTGAAGACAGTATTCTAGCCGGAGGACAGAACAATGCGAATAATGGAATTAAAAGGACGGTGGAGTATAGTATCCAGTATTCTGAGAAGAAGTGA
- a CDS encoding uncharacterized protein (EggNog:ENOG41), with product MTLAEAAPDGEPTEEAGDIQLAVFSADNEAAIHLLETIECKVSPPALKSDENAIGYQLSVPSSCDSFDSGRFRWRIGAGPSPALVEKGLCHCKPDILLCPPGRTPSSTAVRRFIKDIHATIHIHPRSRVLLLKTHSSRPIVYEQGDVDDGDLVLDASPRRNTCVLRRQRNYLRFGRYRFVFEFVASDQSRKSLNSQLDENLDCYYSGLRPSQLLSFIPTSHSETSWNVWLHQKIPNSSIVSGVDIYTGWPVAVKKLETRAKGRQHMRRRLQIACQYKSRLHKGVLGVIDIWCEHKSPSPCLFSRQSEATDRCLHTFYSVPLAEHDFHNMPWAKIDINTRLLYLFQTLTGLSEIHQQAVTHGNISPEKLLILADTKGEPLPGVNSLPKKAAISLSIQPLGKKPSASVCVAPEVWKSKENLDQFKADIWSLAASWLFAFVRPPSGIRITKESYHTLQKTLDSQCERGFLPALFATLLRQMLAWDPKDRPSAEEALVHEAWAPVLAHEQSIADDRKRKRREQAQNPSTQTRRARVLSPDAND from the coding sequence ATGACACTCGCAGAAGCAGCTCCCGATGGCGAACCAACTGAGGAAGCCGGCGACATCCAGCTTGCCGTCTTCTCTGCGGATAATGAAGCTGCGATTCACCTACTAGAAACCATCGAATGCAAAGTATCGCCGCCCGCCCTCAAGAGCGACGAAAACGCAATTGGCTATCAGCTGTCGGTGCCCTCTTCGTGCGACAGCTTCGACTCCGGCCGCTTTAGATGGCGCATCGGTGCCGGTCCATCTCCAGCACTGGTTGAGAAAGGACTGTGCCACTGCAAGCCCgatattcttctttgtccGCCTGGCAGAACGCCCAGCTCGACGGCAGTCCGCCGATTCATCAAAGACATTCACGCCACCATCCATATCCATCCGCGATCACGCGTCCTACTGCTCAAGACGCACTCTAGCCGGCCTATTGTCTACGAACAGGGCGACGTGGACGATGGCGACTTAGTCTTGGATGCATCACCAAGGAGGAATACGTGCGTTTTGCGGCGACAACGGAACTATCTTCGCTTCGGCCGATACCGTTTTGTTTTCGAATTTGTCGCCAGTGACCAAAGTCGCAAGAGCTTGAACTCGCAGCTTGACGAGAATCTCGACTGTTATTACAGTGGCCTTCGTCCTTCTCAGCTGCTCAGCTTTATACCCACGTCACATTCTGAGACTTCCTGGAATGTATGGCTGCATCAAAAGATTCCAAATTCGTCTATAGTATCCGGCGTTGACATCTACACGGGCTGGCCGGTTGCTGTTAAAAAATTAGAGACCAGAGCTAAAGGGCGACAACACATGCGACGCCGGCTACAGATTGCCTGCCAGTATAAGAGTAGGCTGCATAAAGGTGTCCTGGGTGTGATTGATATCTGGTGCGAGCACAAGTCACCATCTCCATGCCTCTTTAGTAGGCAGAGCGAAGCCACGGACCGCTGTCTCCATACATTCTACTCCGTACCCCTTGCCGAGCACGATTTCCACAACATGCCATGGGCCAAGATCGATATCAATACCCGCCTACTTTATCTCTTTCAGACTCTGACAGGGCTATCCGAGATACATCAGCAAGCTGTTACCCATGGGAATATTTCACCTGAAAAGCTGTTGATACTAGCTGACACGAAAGGCGAACCGCTGCCAGGTGTCAACTCACTGCCGAAAAAGGCGGCCATTTCTCTCTCAATACAACCGCTTGGCAAGAAGCCGAGTGCCAGTGTATGCGTTGCGCCAGAAGTTTGGAAATCCAAGGAGAATTTGGATCAGTTCAAAGCTGATATCTGGTCACTTGCTGCTTCATGGCTGTTTGCTTTCGTGCGGCCACCAAGCGGTATCAGAATCACCAAGGAGTCTTATCACACTCTGCAGAAGACGTTGGATAGCCAGTGTGAAAGGGGCTTTTTACCAGCCCTGTTTGCAACTCTTTTACGCCAAATGCTGGCATGGGATCCCAAGGACCGACCAAGCGCCGAAGAAGCACTTGTACATGAAGCATGGGCGCCTGTCCTGGCACATGAGCAATCAATCGCGGACGATAGAAAGCGAAAGCGAAGAGAGCAGGCGCAGAACCCTTCTACTCAGACCAGGAGAGCCAGAGTACTCTCACCCGATGCGAATGACTGA
- a CDS encoding uncharacterized protein (EggNog:ENOG41), with product MTKRKSDTGPVLPRKRARLTQLDDASNPQTCHVFLAPPQPLSPVMPPRLEKRKRNRSKELQTDSDEEPGAKRARTDHNSGTITRRSRSSSPELWPSIGYEPEQERKPNLWAEAFHRAWIDAESVCSCQPQTVHRNPLPSPVPSDRDTSEPDVDEYAAINDTPLPQHSTSIPQPSPSPNSQQTTLHGPSPLRRKRRSSRRQSAIPSPASSQGKDSQRQPRQKRNSRRTDQRQEDNDLPLIDTILHSRRSSRRSPGCELWYLNDNGIACAVTNNR from the coding sequence ATGACGAAGCGAAAATCCGACACTGGCCCGGTTTTGCCGCGCAAAAGGGCCAGGCTAACGCAGCTTGACGATGCGTCCAACCCTCAGACTTGCCATGTCTTCCTCGCGCCGCCACAGCCACTGTCGCCAGTGATGCCTCCACGACTCGAGAAACGCAAGAGGAATAGATCCAAGGAGTTGCAGACCGACTCAGACGAAGAGCCAGGCGCAAAGCGGGCCAGGACGGACCACAACTCAGGCACCATAACCAGACGCTCTCGAAGCTCGTCTCCAGAGCTGTGGCCAAGCATAGGATATGAACCAGAACAAGAAAGGAAGCCAAACCTGTGGGCAGAGGCGTTTCACAGGGCGTGGATAGACGCAGAATCAGTGTGCAGCTGCCAGCCACAGACTGTGCATCGAAATCCGCTACCAAGCCCGGTGCCTTCAGATAGAGACACCAGCGAGCCCGATGTGGACGAATATGCAGCCATCAACGACACTCCTCTACCGCAGCATTCTACTTCAATACCACAACCGTCGCCATCCCCGAATTCGCAGCAAACGACTCTGCATGGCCCGTCTCCGCTCAGAAGGAAACGTCGAAGCTCTCGTCGGCAGTCTGCAATCCCTTCCCCAGCATCATCCCAAGGAAAAGATTCTCAGCGGCAGCCACGGCAGAAGAGAAATAGCCGTCGCACAGAtcagcggcaagaagatAATGACCTACCTCTCATCGATACCATTTTACACTCGAGACGGTCTTCTAGACGGAGTCCTGGATGCGAACTGTGGTATTTAAACGACAATGGCATTGCGTGCGCAGTTACAAACAACAGGTGA
- a CDS encoding uncharacterized protein (EggNog:ENOG41) — translation MTVFLITGASSGLGRQLSLDALRQGHKVFGTTRSSNRARESSPDFESLGGVWCELNISSASCENLIRDIAEKENVDVLVNSAGYALLGPVEQISDIEAHAQMETNFHGTLRAIRGVLPTFRSRQYGIIVNITSGAGFIGLASRGLYAGSKFAVEGLSEALANEVAPFNIRIIIAEPGAFRTNFMDTLVFPESGLGPYEGTPTAKMVEVTEDMKRRKFGDVAKASEVLLNVILGTGPAASEDVKKCLRVPMGQDCWPLAKKEAEAWLKELATIETISMSIGKEE, via the exons ATGACTGTCTTCTTGATAACTGGCGCGAGCTCTGGCCTAGGCCGCCAGCTAAGTCTCGATGCTCTACGGCAGGGCCACAAAGTCTTCGGCACAACTCGTAGCTCAAATAGAGCTAGAGAATCTAGCCCAGATTTCGAAAGCTTAGGAGGCGTTTGGTGTGAACTGAACATTTCTAGCGCATCGTGCGAAAACTTGATCCGCGATATCGCTGAGAAAGAGAATGTGGATGTTTTGGTTAACTCGGCTGGGTATGCACTCTTGGGTCCTGTGGAGCAGATTAG CGATATAGAGGCTCATGCCCAGATGGAAACCAATTTCCACGGGACATTGCGGGCTATTCGAGGCGTTCTCCCGACATTCCGCTCTCGCCAATACGGTATCATCGTTAACATCACTAGTGGAGCAGGATTCATTGGGCTCGCTAGCCGAGGATTATACGCCGGCAGCAAGTTCGCGGTAGAGGGGCTTTCAGAGGCACTCGCGAATGAAGTCGCCCCGTTCAACATACGAATAATCATCGCCGAGCCGGGTGCATTTCGAACCAATTTTATGGACACTCTGGTTTTCCCAGAATCAGGACTAGGCCCGTACGAAGGTACTCCGACTGCGAAAATGGTTGAAGTGACGGAAGATATGAAGCGGCGTAAGTTTGGAGACGTCGCCAAGGCTTCAGAGGTGCTTCTCAACGTCATCCTCGGTACGggccctgcagcttctgaGGATGTCAAAAAGTGTTTGCGAGTACCTATGGGCCAAGACTGTTGGCCTCTGGccaagaaagaagcagaggcatGGTTGAAAGAATTGGCCACGATAGAGACCATCTCAATGAGcattggaaaagaagaatag